From one Rhodamnia argentea isolate NSW1041297 chromosome 1, ASM2092103v1, whole genome shotgun sequence genomic stretch:
- the LOC115727741 gene encoding protein ACCELERATED CELL DEATH 6-like yields MERTRFQFQSLKMDGDRVSITIKDSEIWEQRRARLKALESLNKPHRPAELKWRVNPRLQAAAKGGDVDNFIEALEKYSAEERVSLSDIIDMQGPSGNSLLHVAAGIENSDILRALLEVVPDKQLTTKANFRGDTALHVAARAGRIHAAKLLLNCDGIAGMANDAGNTALHEAVKNTHYGLTRLLLNGGSHLVYEENRERKCPLYLAVETGDLGILVLLMEAVDRDDKFRWSRVEGMSPVHGAVMHRRLEMLKEMSKRKKELFHLSDAGGGTPLHLAAYINYVEGVKFLVEEFASSTVEYDKEGYLPIHVASKMGHLETIKELLLHWPDPEELLNFKEGQNILHVAAKYGRASIVKYTLGNPELEKLLNAKDKEGNTPLHVATLQWQPEVLLSLTRHNRVDLKLVNNSNLTALDIVDEQLRKIDAPLHQSLTRTILLSAGAPRSKDKAICQPKGLGPGRDLEPPDLDRLKDEANSRMVVATLIAAMTFAAGFSVPGGYNGSEPNAGMATMLNKPMYDVFVICNTVAMFSSIIAVVILLRRQINDSHAVLHALGKARLPLLISLSSMSVAFMAGVYVTASKRTWIAVVTLIIGITTLFVILSLYVAFFVPLGYNCRLVQLLADYIIRASISISRSVTVERATWQPEYTLGMLKPGARSADIDPAPSINVADESSCH; encoded by the exons ATGGAGAGGACGAGATTCCAATTTCAGAGTCTAAAGATGGACGGCGATCGCGTGAGTATAACTATCAAGGATAGTGAAATCTGGGAGCAGAGGAGGGCCAGATTGAAAGCGCTTGAGTCATTAAACAAACCACACCGCCCTGCAGAACTCAAATGGCGTGTGAATCCGCGGCTACAAGCCGCCGCGAAAGGAGGTGACGTCGATAACTTCATCGAGGCCCTCGAGAAGTACTCCGCCGAAGAGAGGGTCTCTTTGTCCGATATCATAGACATGCAGGGGCCTTCCGGGAACTCATTGCTCCATGTTGCGGCGGGCATTGAGAACTCCGACATCCTCCGAGCCCTCCTCGAGGTCGTCCCTGACAAGCAGCTCACCACCAAGGCGAACTTCCGAGGGGACACCGCGCTCCATGTTGCAGCCAGAGCCGGACGGATCCACGCGGCCAAGCTCCTCCTCAACTGCGATGGGATCGCGGGCATGGCGAACGATGCGGGCAACACGGCGTTGCACGAGGCTGTGAAGAACACTCACTACGGGTTGACTCGTCTGCTCCTGAACGGAGGGTCGCATTTGGTGTATGAGGAGAACAGAGAGCGTAAGTGCCCGCTGTACTTGGCGGTCGAGACGGGGGACTTGGGGATTCTGGTGCTTTTGATGGAGGCGGTGGATAGGGATGATAAGTTCCGGTGGTCAAGGGTGGAAGGCATGTCGCCGGTTCATGGAGCCGTGATGCATCGAAGGTTAG AAATGCTAAAAGAGATGTCGAAGCGAAAGAAAGAGCTATTTCACTTAAGCGACGCCGGAGGTGGTACTCCCCTCCATCTGGCGGCATACATCAATTATGTAGAAGGAGTCAAATTCTTGGTCGAGGAGTTCGCTTCAAGCACTGTCGAATACGATAAAGAGGGCTATCTTCCGATTCACGTCGCATCCAAGATGGGTCATCTCGAAACGATCAAGGAGCTGCTTCTGCATTGGCCAGATCCGGAAGAGTTGCTGAACTTTAAGGAAGGGCAGAACATACTTCACGTCGCGGCAAAGTACGGAAGGGCCTCCATTGTGAAGTACACACTCGGTAATCCCGAGCTTGAGAAGCTCCTAAATGCGAAAGACAAGGAAGGAAATACGCCTCTCCATGTGGCCACATTGCAGTGGCAACCCGAGGTTCTGCTCTCCCTCACCCGGCACAACAGGGTCGATCTTAAGCTTGTGAACAACAGCAACTTGACAGCTCTCGACATTGTAGATGAGCAACTGAGAAAAATCGATGCTCCACTTCACCAG AGCTTGACACGGACAATCTTACTGTCTGCTGGAGCACCTAGAAGCAAAGACAAAGCAATTTGCCAGCCAAAAGGCTTAGGCCCAGGGAGAGATTTGGAGCCTCCGGATTTGGATAGACTAAAGGACGAGGCCAATTCCCGTATGGTCGTGGCAACGCTCATTGCTGCTATGACATTCGCTGCCGGCTTTTCTGTTCCTGGAGGATATAATGGCTCTGAACCAAACGCGGGGATGGCCACGATGCTGAACAAGCCCATGTATGACGTCTTTGTGATCTGTAACACCGTCGCCATGTTCAGCTCGATAATTGCGGTTGTGATCCTTCTCCGGAGACAGATCAATGATTCGCACGCAGTGCTTCATGCCCTTGGAAAGGCGAGGCTGCCATTACTTATATCTCTCTCCTCAATGTCCGTGGCCTTCATGGCGGGGGTCTACGTGACCGCAAGCAAACGCACTTGGATCGCCGTCGTGACCTTGATCATCGGAATCACCACCCTCTTCGTCATCTTGAGTCTATATGTTGCCTTTTTCGTTCCGCTTGGGTACAATTGTCGTCTCGTTCAGCTCCTCGCTGACTACATCATTAGAGCTAGTATATCAATTTCAAGAAGTGTAACAGTAGAGAGGGCCACATGGCAGCCTGAGTATACTCTCGGGATGCTCAAACCTGGTGCCAGATCTGCCGATATTGATCCAGCACCATCAATAAATGTTGCTGATGAAAGCTCATGTCATTGA